Part of the Virgibacillus natechei genome is shown below.
CCGTTGCATTATTTATTAAGAAAATATTAGAAAAACGGGTGTCTCTACTGTAACGAAGCAATTATTAGACACCCGTTACTTATAGAACAATACACTATTAGATTTATAATGTTGCCTTACAATCCTATCAAATCCTGTATTTCCTCAATTTACTATATAGCGTAACCCTGGAAATGCCTAACTGATTAGCGGCTGCTGTTTTGTTTCCATTATGTTGCTCCAGCGCCTCTTCAATTCGCTTTTTCTCCATCGCTTCCTTTTCCTGGACTAAAGAATGATTGTTGGCTGTCTCTGCTAGATTACTAGGAGCAGAACTACTATGGAAAAAACTTAATAGATCCTGCTTTTTGATCACGGATTCTTCCGATAGGATAATTACGCGTTCGATCAGATTTCGTAGTTCTCGGACATTACCTGGCCACTGATATTGGAAAAGGGCTTCAACCGCGTCTTTCTCAAGTGTTGGCATAGGCACTTCATATTGGACGGAGAATTGTTTAAGAAATAATTTTGCCAATTCTGGAACGTCGTTGAGTCGCTGTCTTAATGGAGGCATAGTTAGTTGAATAACGTTTAGCCGATAAAATAAATCGGAACGGAATTGTTTCTCAACCATTTGCTGCTCCAGATTCTGATTCGTTGCTGCTATAAAGCGGACATTTATCGGTTTTCCAGAAGAGCTACCGACTTTATAAATAATGGATTCCTGTAGCACGCGAAGAAGCTTTACCTGCATATCCAGTGGCAGTTCCGCGACTTCATCGAGGAATAGGGTGCCGCCATTTGCCATCTCAATTTTCCCTGTTTTTCCTTTTCTCTCTGCACCTGTAAATGCACCACCTTCATAGCCAAACAATTCACTTTCAAATAAGGCTTCTGGTATGGCTCCACAGTTAACAGGGATGAAAGGACCTTCTTTGCGTGGGCTTGCCTCGTGAATCGCCCTTGCTACTATTTCTTTTCCTGTTCCACTCTCACCAAGAACCAGTGTTGTGGCGTCTGTTTTAGCAGCTTTACGTGCTAGTTGAATCGTTTGCTGTAACGGAAGGCTGTTTCCTTTTAGTCTTGAAAAAGGGTTTTCTTCTGTGTCCGTATAAACTTTTTGTCTTAATTCATTTAATTCCGTAGATGTAGTTAACAAGTTGTCGTTTAATTTTACAATTTGTGTAATATCCCGTTCTACGGATATGGATCCGATTAATTCGTTATTAGTTGTGAATATAGGGGAAGCATTGACGACTACATGTTTATCTTTGCGTGGGCGATGATAGGTACCTTGAACAGGTTTCTTCGTGTCAAGCACTTTTAAAACCATTAAATCATCGTCATGGAAAAAATTTGTTATCTGCTCCTGTATAATGTCAGACTCCTTAATGTTATAGGTTTGAACAGCAGCTTCATTCCAAAATATTACTTCTTTATGTTGATTAATAATGGTTATTGCATCATCCTCCATTGATAGAACAGCATCTAGATAATTGCTTGCATTCTTCATTAAGATCCCCCCATCAAAATTTCAAAGTGTAAACATAATTGTAAGCCATATTTACAGTGTTGTAAATATAGTTAACACATAATCCAGAATGTATCTTATAGATGAAATGATTAAAGGAACCTTGAATCGTTGCGCTGTTAACAATCGAATGATATAAAGTCAGAAGAAGATGAATTGGCATGGAATTTGCATAATAAATATAGAAGAGATTATTTTGAAAGCGTTTAATAATTTTTTAGTCAGCATACGTGCAGGCTTTTATACTCGCCATTAAAGGCTTGGAATAGGCAGTTTCTAGTAATCTCTTTTATGTGTAACGTGATAAACAAATTCAAGGAGGTTTTTATATTGGTTTTACCATTTATACATGAACCATTTACTGATTTTAAGGATGAAACGAATCAAAAAGAATTTGAGGCGGCACTCAAGAAAGTGAAAAGTGAGTTAGGCAAAGACTATCCATTGGTTATTAATGGTGAAAAAATTTACACGGATGATAAGTTGGTATCTGTTAACCCTTCAAATAAAAATCAAGTAGTTGGAAGCGTTTCTAAAGCAACAACGCAACATGTGGATCAGGCTATGAAAGCGGCAAATGAGGCACTTAAAACATGGAGAACATGGACACCTGAAGAACGCGCTGAAGTCCTATATAGAGCGGCAGCCATTGTTCGTCGCAGGAAGCATGAGTTTTCTGCATGGTTAGTGTATGATGCAGGCAAACCTTGGGATCAGGCTGATGGAGATACAGCTGAAGGTATCGATTTCATGGAATATTACGCTCGTGAAATGGTTGAACTAGGCAAAGGAAAAGAAATTAATGATCGTGTAGGTGAAAATAATACGTATTTCTATCAACCAATGGGACCAGGTGTAACGATTCCACCATGGAACTTTGCGTTTGCTATTGTATGTGGAACTACAGTTGCACCAATAGTTGCAGGTAATCCAGTATTACTAAAACCGTCTGAAAATACGCCAGTAATTGCTTATAAACTAGTGGAGGCACTAGAAGAAGCTGGTCTGCCAAAAGGTGTTCTAAGTTTTGTGCCAGGTGACCCTAAAGAAATCGGTGATTACCTTGTTGATCATCCGCAAACTCATTTTGTGAACTTTACTGGTTCGCGTGCAACAGGTGTCCGAATTATGGAACGCGCTGCGAAAGTACAGGAAGGCCAGAATTTCCTGAAACGTGTAGTCGCTGAAATGGGTGGTAAAGATACGATCATTGTTGATAATGATGCAGATCTTGATTTAGCTGCGGATTCAATCGTGAATTCTGCTTTTGGTTTCTCTGGTCAGAAATGTTCTGCTTGTTCAAGAGCCATTATTCATAAAGATGTTTATGATGAAGTGTTGGAGAAATCTATTGAACTAACGAAAGCATTAACAGTGGGCAATACAAGTGAAGATAATGTGTACATGGGGCCTGTTGTTAATCAAAAACAATTAGAAAAAATCCGAGATTATATTGAAGTAGGTAAGGATGAGGGAGTGCTTGCCTACGGAGGAGAAACGGATGATTCGGAAGGATATTTTGTGCATCCGACAATCTTTAAAGACTTAGATCCAAAAGCAAGAATCATGCAGGAAGAGATTTTTGGCCCAGTAGTTGGATTTACCAAAGCAGAAAACTTTGATGAGTTACTTGATATTGCGAATAATACAGAATATGGATTAACTGGTGCTGTTATTTCGAATAACCGTTCACATTTAAATCGTGCTCGTTATGAATTTCATGTTGGTAATCTTTATTTCAATCGTGGATGCACGGCAGCAATTGTTGGTTATCAGCCGTTTGGTGGATTCAAAATGTCTGGTACGGACTCAAAAGCAGGCGGGCCGGATTACTTGCAACATTTCCTAGAAGCTAAAACAGTAACAGAAAAATTTTAATAAAATGATATAGAACTCGTTGTGGCATCAGAATTCCTGTTGCCGCAACTCTTTATCTAGACTTCATGTTCATGGAAAAGATGTTTAGGTATCCATGAAGGAGAAATTTCCTTTAAACATCTAAAAGGAGATGCTGAGATGTCCAATCTAACAAGAGATTTTTTCATAGGTTTGTCCAATAATGAATATTTAAATAAAACTGCAAAAAAATGGGGATTCCGACTGGGCGCAGACAAGTTTGTTGCTGGTACTAATATTGAAAGCGTTACAAATATTGTTAAAGAGCTGAACAGCCATGGTATCACTTGCACACTCGATCGCTTGGGAGAATTTGTATCCGAACGAGAAGAGGCTACTGAAGCGAAAGAGGGATGCATCAATCTCTTAGAAAAAATAAAATCAGAAAATTTAAATTGTCATGTGTCGATAAAGTTAACCCAATTAGGATTAGATATTGACGAGAATTTTTGCGTGAACAATATGCAAGAAATTTTGCAGGTTGCGAATGCATACAATATATTTATTAATATTGATATGGAGGACTATGCGCGTTATGAACAAACCTTCGATGTCCTTCATATTTTAAGAAAAGAATATGATAATATTGGCACGGTGATACAGTCCTATCTTCATCGCACAGAATCAGATTTGGATCAATTACAGGATGTACGACTTAGATTGGTGAAGGGGGCTTATAAAGAAAGCGAAAAAGTTGCTTATCAAGATAAAAAGAAGATCGACCGTAATTTCATCCAGTTGGCTAAAACAAGGCTACTTGGGCGAACTTTCACCTCGATTGCAACGCATGATCACCATTTAATTGAGGAATTAATAGATTTTATCCGTGCCAACAATATTGATCAAGAGATGTTCGAATTTCAGATGCTCTATGGCTTTAGAAATGATATGCAATATAGTTTGGCAGAGGAAGGCTACAATTTCTGTACGTATATACCATTTGGCATAGACTGGTTTGGGTATTTTATGCGCCGAATGGCAGAGCGTCCGCAAAACATTAATTTGGTTATGAAGGACACACTTTATACGAAAGATAACAAGCTGAAGAAAAAGCCGGTTATAGCTGGTGGAGTTGCTGCTATCTTGTTCGTGTTGTTGTTATGGAAAAGGAAAAAGAATAAATGAGAAAATGAGAGGATTGAATGTTAGCAAAGAATAACCCTAGGTGTGCTCTCGGGCAAAACCTAGGGTTAAACTATATATATACATAGATCGCAATAGGTTGCTTTACATTTATAGCACCTATACACGATTGTTGGTATTTCTAGGTCTGGTATTAGGATATATTTGGCATATTGGGAACGTCGGTAAACTTTTAACTGGTAAAATATCATACTCTAAAATGTGTAAAGTATAAGGAAAGTATTCCATTAATCTGTTATCATGGATAGTGATAATGAATAGAATTATAGGGGGTTAACTTTTGGATGATAAAGGAAACATGAGTCAGCAACAAATAGAAAAATTTAAAAAGCTCGGTAGTCGTTTCGGCATTATTGTTGGGATACTGATCTTTCTTCTCGTAGTCGGAGTTATTGGGTTTCAATGGATTGTCGATTATATATGGATGGATTCGCTTGATTTCGGTAACGTGTATACTACCATTTTAGGCAGTAAAGTAATGCTTGGAGTAGTTGGTTTTATCTTATTTTCGGTAGTTACTTATTTCACGCTATTTTGGATAAGAAGGTCCTATACGAAACATTTTGATTCGCATCAACTGCCACCTATTATTCTGAAACGGAAAATAATGAATGCTTTGCTTTTGGGAGTTGCGATTATTGCCGGAGCACTTGGAAGTTTAATTGTGCAAGGAGTTGGCTGGGAACCTGCCTTGAAACTTTTAAACTATGCTTCATTTGGACAAACAGATCCGTATTTTAATATGGATATATCATTCTATATGTTTGTACTTCCATTCTTAGAGTTTATTGTATATCTATTACTAGGTTTGGGAATCTTTTTCCTCATTGTGGAAGTTGGAGCGTATTCCGTTTTTAATATGTACAGAATGAGTCGTTCAGCTCAACTGCATATGGGAATAACGCTAGGTATCATTGGGGTACTTTTGGCTTTTAATCACTTACTTGAGCCATATGGAACATTGTTGACGAATCAGGTAAACGTTTTTCAGCAGAGTGTCGTGCACGGATTAAGTTACACGGATAATTTAATTAACATACCAAGTTCTTATATATTGGCAGGAGTTGCAATTATCGGTACTGTTTGGGTGATTGTTGCTTTAGTAAGAGGGAAGCTTAATTCGATGCTAATTCCAATTGTGGCGTATGTCGTATTAGTAATTGCGGGGCAACTCGTATCTGCTGGTGTTCAGAATTTTGTCGTCTCACCAAATGAATTTTCCCAGGAAGAACAATATTTGGAGCATAACCTTAACTTTACGCAGGCTGCTTATGATCTAGATAATATAGAAGAAAGAGAAAATCCAGGGAATGATTCGTTGGATGAGGAAATGATAGAACGCAATGAATTGACGATGGATAATGTGCGGGTTAATGATTCTAGGCCGCTGCTTGATGTATATAATCAATTGCAGACATTCCGTACGTATTATCAGTTTAATGATGTTGATATTGATCGGTATGAAATTGATGGTGAATATGAACAAGTCTTTATCGGTGCAAGAGAATTAAGTACGGAAGATTTACCTGAACAAGCACAGACATGGTTGAATCAAACGTTGAGATACACGCATGGATACGGGGTTACAATGAGCCATGTTAATGAGATAACGTCACAAGGTCAACCGGAATATATGCTGCAAAACGTTCCACCAGAAGGGGACCTGGATATAACTCGTCCACAGATTTACTTTGGGGAAGAGGATTATGGAAATGTAATTGTTAATAGTGAAGTCGATGAATTCGATTATCCTTCAGGTGACGAAAACATGACCAGTCGCTACGAAGAAGAAGCGGGAATCCAGCTAAATGGAATGAATAGACTGCTGTTTTCATTGAATGAGGGTTCTTTCCGTATGTTAGTTTCCGATCAGGTGACTGGAGATAGCCAGTTTCTTGCAACAAGGAATATTATGGATCGTGTCAATCGAATTGCACCGTTTTTCGAATATGATCAAGACCCGTATATCTTTGTCAGAGATGACGGAAGTCTTGCCTGGATGCTCGATGCTTATTTAACGGCAGAAAGCTATCCGTATTCGGAGGGTTATGACGGCAATAATAATTACATTAGAAATTCAGTTAAAGTAACGATTGATGCATATACCGGTGAGGTCGATTTCTATATAGCGAATCCGGATGACCCACTATTACAAACATATCACAATATGTTCCCGGAACTTTTTACAGAGGAAATTCCACAGGATGTACAGGCCCACTTCCGTTATCCTGAGAGACTCTTTACCATTCAGGCCTCGATGTACGGGACTTATCATATGTCTGATCTAGAAGTATTCTATAATCGAGAAGATGTCTGGGAGTTCCCGACAGAGCTATACTTTGATGAAGATATTGAGATGGAGCCGTATTATGTTACGATGGAACTGCCTGAGTATGAGGAGGAAGAATTTATTCTGATGATGCCATTCACACCTCGAAACCGTCAGAATATGATTGCCTGGATGGGCGTGCGTAATGACGGGGAACATTATGGTGAAAAGTTTGTATATAATTTCCCTAAACAGAAAAACGTATATGGTCCACAGCAAATTGAAAATCGTATTAATCAAGATAGTAGGATTTCTCAAGAGTTGAACCTCTGGGCACAAGGTGGTTCAGAAGTTATACGTGGAAACTTGCTTGCTCTTCCGATTGAGGACACGGTCATGTATGTAGAGCCAATCTATATTGAGTCTTCCAATGAAACCTCACTGCCTGAAGTGAAACAGGTTGTCCTTGCTTATGAGGATCACATTGTCATGGAAGAAACATTTGATCAGTCTTTAGAACAAATGCTGACACTCATTGATCCTGAAACCGAGGTTGATGAGGATCAAATAGATGAGGAAATCGAAGAATCAGAAGAGCCGACAGGGCCATCTATAGAATTAGAAGAGGAATTAGAAGAGTTTTCAGGTCTGTTTAATGATTATCAAAATGCACTATCTGAAGGAAATTGGAATGAAGCTGCAGAAATTATGACAGAGCTTGAAACCAAAATAAATGAATCAGAATAATTATTTCATAAAGAAGAAGTGCTCCATTAAATTGGAGTACTTCTTTTTTGCTTTTCAGATAGGATAGAAAATAGCCCTACTTTTCAAGTTCTATTTCAATATCAATCTCTTCTCCTATATCTTCCCAGTCCTCATTGGATGCACCACTGAAAATCAAACGAATCGATTCAATATCTTCTGCTTTGGAATTTTCTAGAATATAAAAGGACGATCCAGATTTCGTGACCGGACCGATGAATTCACCATCAATATGCTCGCTAAAGAACATATCAGGTTCTAATTGCTCACCGGTATTCGTAGTCAAAGTAGCTTGTGATGCATAAAATATAGTATCCTCTTCCCTTGTATTTTCAACTTCCATGTCTACTTGGATATATTCCAGTTCCTCTGTGATCTATGAATCTTTGTATGTATATGCTTGCTTTCTTTTATTAAGTGTGCCTATACTAGTATTTAGAAACTGAATATATAAGTAATTCGACTAGGGGAGCATCTAAATGCTGAGAGATTAATTCGACCCTTTGAACCTGATCTAGATAACACTAGCGTAGGGAAGTGGAACTGGCAATTTTTTGGTGAATATTACTGTTGCTAAACCCATTCCTATTATACTAGTGATGGGTTTTTTGTTATATTTGCTCTCTTACTCAAAAGAGGTGAGACCATTCTAAATCGATTCTTTAAAGCAGTCTAATTATAAACACGTTCTCAATAGAAAGGGGAATATATGATGAGCAACTTATTTACGGATCAATTGTGGAAAAGAGTAGAACCAATTTGGAATTCTTACTTGGAACATCCTTTTGTTAAAGGTATTGGTGAAGGATGGTTAGATCACGATAAATTTAAGCATTGGTTGAAACAGGACTATGTCTACTTGATCGAGTACTCCCGTTTATTTGCCTTAGGAAGTGCCAAAGCGGACGATTTAAAAACAATGACAGCATTTGCGAAGCTTCTGTATGGTACGCTGGATATGGAAATGGAATTGCATCGTGAATATGCTAGTAAATTTGGTATTTCAAATGATGAGCTTGAAGCAACTAGGCTGGGATCTACTACAACGGCGTATACCAGTTATATGTTGAATGTATCTCAGCGTGGTGGAGTTGAAAATGTTGTGGCATCCGTACTTGCGTGTGCATGGAGTTATAACTTTATAGGAAAGGAACTTGCAAAATGGCCAGGAGCATTAGATCATGAATTTTTTGGTCGTTGGGTGAAAATGTATTCTTCTGATGAATTCACAAAAATAGCCGAGGATTGTAAGCATCTGATAAATGAAATAACGAAAGGTAAACCGGAACGTGAATTAGCTATGTTAGAAGATATTGTGGTCAAAACAAGTTTATTTGAATATATGTTCTGGGATATGGCAGAAAGTAAAGAGGATTGGCCAATTAATTTATAAGAGGATGTTCAAAAAGTCCGGTAAAAATGACACATCGAATTTCTTCGTTGGCTTGCTTTTCCGTTGTTCACGTATTAATTGCATACGTTCCACTACTCAAAGCTACGCCGCCTTGAACTTCTCGGTCCTTTTTATCCTCCTTTTTGAACACGCATTATAAGTAAAAGTAAATCTAAACGTCTCAAAATATCCTTTCGTAAAAACATAAAACCTACTTGACTTATCGGAATAATTAATATAGAGTGTATATTATAACTTAATAATCTTATCAAGAGAAGCTGAGGGAGATGGCCCTATGACGCTTCAGCAACCTCTGACATTGTCAGGAAGGTGCTAATTCCACCAGGAGAAATCCTTGGGAGATAAGAGCGGATAAATTAACAATCAAAAGCCCTCTTTTCTCAAAAAAAGAAAAGGGGGTTTTTTAAGTTTTCAGCTCATTAAAGACAGGATAATCTTATAGAAAATAAAACAAGAAAGGATGATCACCATGGGTGAAATTGTTGTATTATCGGGAAGTCCTTCAGAATTTTCCCGTTCCGATCATGTGCTTAAATATTTAGGAACCTTACTTAAACAGGAGAATTTTTCAGTGACACATATTTCGATCAAGGATGTGCCACAAGAAGATTTATTTTTAGGAAAGTTTGACAGCCCTGTTATTCAAGATATAGCCACGTCAATCCAAAATGCTAGAGGAGTCATCGTGGGAACGCCAGTATACAAGGGAGCTTATTCAGGCGTCCTTAAAGCATTACTGGATATTCTGCCGGAAGATGTGCTCAAGCACACACCAGTGTTGCCACTAATGACAGGTGGAAGTCCCTCTCATTTACTGGCAATTGAGTATACATTGAAACCAGTATTAGCGACATTAAAGGGGCAGAACTTGAAAGGGCTCTATTTACTTGATAGTCAAATTGATAAATATAAGGAACATCCTATTGTTGATGAGGAAATCTTACAGCGAACGAAAAAGCAACTTTTTTATCTTATCGAATTAGTAAATAATCAAGCTAGTCTTGTTTCGATTTCGAAGTAACAATCGAAAAATTAAAGGAGGCATATAGATGGTAAAAAAGAGAATTTACCTGAATGCATTTGATATGAATACGCCTGGACATCAGTCACCTGGGTTATGGACCCACCCAGATGATGAGTCTTATCGTTATAAGGATAGTGATTACTGGATAGAACTGGCTAAAATTTTAGAAAAAGGTCGGTTTGATGCGATTTTTCTTGCGGATGTGTTGGGAACGTATGATGTGTATAACGGATCAAGGGATGCAGCTGTTAGTCAAGGGGCACAGGCTCCGGTCAATGATCCGTCACTCGTTGTTCCATTAATGGCAGCAGTAACGAAGCACCTTGGCTTTGGTGTGACAGCTTCTGTCACGCATGAGCACCCCTATACATTTGCTCGTCGTATAACGACATTGGATCATTTAACAAAGGGGCGTACCGGGTGGAACATTGTTACTTCTTATTTAAAAAGTGCAGCAATCAATATGGGATTTGCGGATCAAGTTAAACATGATGAGCGATATGATATAGCTGCAGAATATTTAGAGGTTGTCTATAAGCTTTGGGAAGAAAGCTGGGAACACGATGCTGTTAAGGTGGATAAAGAAAAGGGTATTTATTCAGATCCTGACAAGGTTCATGATATCAACCACGATGGAAAATACTTTAAAGTTCCAGGTGCACACTTAAGCGAGCCCTCTCCACAGCGCACACCTGTTATTTATCAAGCAGGGGCATCTGCGAAAGGTCGTGCATTTGCAGCTAAAAATGCGGAATGTGTGTTCATCGGTGCACCAACGATTTCCGCAACGAAAGATACGGTTGATAAATTGCATGCTGATATCGAGAAAGCTGGAAGATCACCAGAAGAAGTGAAAATCCTTACGATGTTCACACCAATAGTCGGACAAACGGAAGAAGAAGCGAACCGTAAATTTAATGATTATAAAAATCACATCAGCCAGGAAGGGGCATTTGCCCTATTTGGTGGATGGACCGGTATTGATCTATCCGAATACGACAAGGAAGAAAATTTACGCTATGTAGAGAGTGATGCGATTCAGTCTGCAGTAGAAAATCTCACGAAAATAGATCCTGATAAACCATCAACCGCAGAAGACATTAAAGATTTTGTAGGGATTGGCGGAATGGGTCCTTATACCGTTGGGTCACCAGAACAAGTAGCTGATACGATGGAATCGTGGGTTAATGAAGCTGGAGTTGATGGTTTTAATATTGCATATGCAGTGACTCCAGGAACCTTTAAGGACTTTGTTGAATATGTAGTACCAATTCTTCAGGATAGAGGATTGGTTCAAAAAGAATATGAAGGAACAACACTAAGAGATAGTTTATTTAGTCAAGGAGATCAATTGCCGGCACATCACCCTGGAAAAAATACGAAAGGCGTGCTGGTAACCTAATATTTTCTAAAAAACACGAACACGAAAGGAAAAGGACCTGTACCACATAATCAGTGGGCAGGTTCTTTTTTATCTTCTAAGCGTGGAGATTTGACATCGAACCAATAAAACCGGTACACTGTATTCAACAAAGTTGAATACAGATATATTGAGTTGAATAAGAATAGGTTTATAGAAGTGTAGATGCAATGTTATTATTTGATTTTTATTGTAAGCGCATTCTCATTGTCTATGGAAGAAGTTACAGATTCATGTTGATGAATGGATTCACAAGTAACAGAGGAGGAGTAAGTATGAGAAATTGGCCAGATTTTGTTGAGATAAAAGAAGTGTCACCTCGTGATGGCTTGCAGAATGAAAAAGGTTGGATTTCTACTGATGATAAGGTTGCTTGGATTAATATACTTTCAGATTCAGGTGTAAAGGAGATTGAATACTCGTCGTTTGTGCATCCAAAATGGATACCTAATCTGTCCGATGCACGGGAAGTTGGAAAGCAGATCAAAAGGAATCCGAATGTTTTCTATTCAGCACTTGTACCAAATATGAAAGGGCTTGAACATGCTTTGGAAGCTGGTATAGATGGCGCTTCGGTGTTCATGTCTGCTAGTGAGACGCATAATAAGAAAAACATTAATAAATCAATAGCAGAAACGTTTCCTGTGCTCCAGGAAGTTATTCAAGAGGCGAAACAAGAGAGAAAACGTGTAACGGGATATGTTTCAACCGTATTTGATTGTCCGTTTGAAGGGAAGGTTACACCAGCACAAGTCATCCGTGTTTGTGATCAATTGTTTGCGTATGGCGTTGACGATATATCGCTTGGTGATACAATCGGTTCCGCCGTACCTTCACAAGTGGATCAGTTGCTTGAAGCGGTCTTATCCCGCTATCCGAAAGAAAAAATCATTATGCATTTTCATGACACAAGGGGAATGGCTATTGCTAATATCCTGAGATGCTTGCAATATGGTATAACGCGATTTGATAGTTCCGTTGGAGGTTTGGGTGGTTGTCCTTATGCACCGGGAGCAGCAGGCAATGTAGCAACGAATGATGTATTATACCTTCTTCATGGTTTAGACGTGAAAACCGGCATTCGGGAACTTAAAATACAAGAGGCTGCCTTGTTTATCCAAAGTAAACTGGGAAAGGATCTGCCGAGTAAGGCTCTCGCCCATTATGTAAGTACAGCATAAGGCTATGACGCGTCCAAGGCGAGTGAGTGGGATCTTAGGTTGAGCGGCTGTACACCAGAGCAAGCAACTGCGCCACCAATCGAACGAATACTCCCGACATGCCGTTCAAGCCCATTTTTAGCGTATGGTTTTAAAGGTACTCTCCTTGACTGTCAAGTGGGACTATTCTATGATAAAAGACATATCCGACTTTTACGGTAAAGGAGAGAGTCCCAATAAATCTTGATAACATAGGAAAAAAAATAAAACAAATGCGATTAAGAAGTAAAAAAACACAACAGCAAATTGCCGATGAATGCGAGATCTCCAAAAGCCTATTATCCAAAATTGAAAATGGGCAAACCGCTTCAGCAATTGCCACTCTTTCAAAAATAAGTGAAGCTTTGCAGGTTCCTCTCTCATGGGTGTTAGATGATAAATTAGAGCAAGAGCTCGTGCTACTCCCGAAGGCGCACAGGCAATCTAAAGTTGGAGACGAGAATATGGGTTACTCCTATGAACTACTTGCAAATAGATCCCAATTTAATGGGGTTGAACCAACTATTGTTCATGTTACCCCAAAGGCTACGAATGACCGTCAAGAAACGTATACCCATTCCCAGGATGAGTTTATATTTATTATCGAAGGTTCTATTCACTTATATTATGATGGCAATCATCATTATATGGAAAAAGGTGATAGTGCTTATTTCCAAGGATCGAAAGCTCATTTATTTATCCCAGTAGACAATGATGGAGCAAAAGTATTAACATTATTTATCGATAGTCCATTATAAGTAAATCACTCAAGATTCAGTTTATCGAGAAGAAAGCAGCAAATCGCATAGGAAAGAGAGGGTACAAATCGTTGTCGATTCGTATCCTTTTTTATTGGTTATATTTGTTGTTTATAGCACTTTATCATGGTGAGAACTCCTGCTAATGAATGTGTTAAAACTCTATGATCCTGAATGTTCTGATAATAAGTGATATTTATGTTAAACTTAAAATTGAGATGGTGA
Proteins encoded:
- a CDS encoding sigma-54 interaction domain-containing protein encodes the protein MKNASNYLDAVLSMEDDAITIINQHKEVIFWNEAAVQTYNIKESDIIQEQITNFFHDDDLMVLKVLDTKKPVQGTYHRPRKDKHVVVNASPIFTTNNELIGSISVERDITQIVKLNDNLLTTSTELNELRQKVYTDTEENPFSRLKGNSLPLQQTIQLARKAAKTDATTLVLGESGTGKEIVARAIHEASPRKEGPFIPVNCGAIPEALFESELFGYEGGAFTGAERKGKTGKIEMANGGTLFLDEVAELPLDMQVKLLRVLQESIIYKVGSSSGKPINVRFIAATNQNLEQQMVEKQFRSDLFYRLNVIQLTMPPLRQRLNDVPELAKLFLKQFSVQYEVPMPTLEKDAVEALFQYQWPGNVRELRNLIERVIILSEESVIKKQDLLSFFHSSSAPSNLAETANNHSLVQEKEAMEKKRIEEALEQHNGNKTAAANQLGISRVTLYSKLRKYRI
- the pruA gene encoding L-glutamate gamma-semialdehyde dehydrogenase, whose amino-acid sequence is MVLPFIHEPFTDFKDETNQKEFEAALKKVKSELGKDYPLVINGEKIYTDDKLVSVNPSNKNQVVGSVSKATTQHVDQAMKAANEALKTWRTWTPEERAEVLYRAAAIVRRRKHEFSAWLVYDAGKPWDQADGDTAEGIDFMEYYAREMVELGKGKEINDRVGENNTYFYQPMGPGVTIPPWNFAFAIVCGTTVAPIVAGNPVLLKPSENTPVIAYKLVEALEEAGLPKGVLSFVPGDPKEIGDYLVDHPQTHFVNFTGSRATGVRIMERAAKVQEGQNFLKRVVAEMGGKDTIIVDNDADLDLAADSIVNSAFGFSGQKCSACSRAIIHKDVYDEVLEKSIELTKALTVGNTSEDNVYMGPVVNQKQLEKIRDYIEVGKDEGVLAYGGETDDSEGYFVHPTIFKDLDPKARIMQEEIFGPVVGFTKAENFDELLDIANNTEYGLTGAVISNNRSHLNRARYEFHVGNLYFNRGCTAAIVGYQPFGGFKMSGTDSKAGGPDYLQHFLEAKTVTEKF
- a CDS encoding proline dehydrogenase family protein, with translation MSNLTRDFFIGLSNNEYLNKTAKKWGFRLGADKFVAGTNIESVTNIVKELNSHGITCTLDRLGEFVSEREEATEAKEGCINLLEKIKSENLNCHVSIKLTQLGLDIDENFCVNNMQEILQVANAYNIFINIDMEDYARYEQTFDVLHILRKEYDNIGTVIQSYLHRTESDLDQLQDVRLRLVKGAYKESEKVAYQDKKKIDRNFIQLAKTRLLGRTFTSIATHDHHLIEELIDFIRANNIDQEMFEFQMLYGFRNDMQYSLAEEGYNFCTYIPFGIDWFGYFMRRMAERPQNINLVMKDTLYTKDNKLKKKPVIAGGVAAILFVLLLWKRKKNK
- a CDS encoding UPF0182 family membrane protein; this encodes MSQQQIEKFKKLGSRFGIIVGILIFLLVVGVIGFQWIVDYIWMDSLDFGNVYTTILGSKVMLGVVGFILFSVVTYFTLFWIRRSYTKHFDSHQLPPIILKRKIMNALLLGVAIIAGALGSLIVQGVGWEPALKLLNYASFGQTDPYFNMDISFYMFVLPFLEFIVYLLLGLGIFFLIVEVGAYSVFNMYRMSRSAQLHMGITLGIIGVLLAFNHLLEPYGTLLTNQVNVFQQSVVHGLSYTDNLINIPSSYILAGVAIIGTVWVIVALVRGKLNSMLIPIVAYVVLVIAGQLVSAGVQNFVVSPNEFSQEEQYLEHNLNFTQAAYDLDNIEERENPGNDSLDEEMIERNELTMDNVRVNDSRPLLDVYNQLQTFRTYYQFNDVDIDRYEIDGEYEQVFIGARELSTEDLPEQAQTWLNQTLRYTHGYGVTMSHVNEITSQGQPEYMLQNVPPEGDLDITRPQIYFGEEDYGNVIVNSEVDEFDYPSGDENMTSRYEEEAGIQLNGMNRLLFSLNEGSFRMLVSDQVTGDSQFLATRNIMDRVNRIAPFFEYDQDPYIFVRDDGSLAWMLDAYLTAESYPYSEGYDGNNNYIRNSVKVTIDAYTGEVDFYIANPDDPLLQTYHNMFPELFTEEIPQDVQAHFRYPERLFTIQASMYGTYHMSDLEVFYNREDVWEFPTELYFDEDIEMEPYYVTMELPEYEEEEFILMMPFTPRNRQNMIAWMGVRNDGEHYGEKFVYNFPKQKNVYGPQQIENRINQDSRISQELNLWAQGGSEVIRGNLLALPIEDTVMYVEPIYIESSNETSLPEVKQVVLAYEDHIVMEETFDQSLEQMLTLIDPETEVDEDQIDEEIEESEEPTGPSIELEEELEEFSGLFNDYQNALSEGNWNEAAEIMTELETKINESE